TCGCTTTAGAGATGGCGGAATGAGAGGTTATTTGATTTTAGAGATATCTCAATTCAGACGAAGGTGCATCTTCTTAAGCATTATGCATACCAAGTTGACAAGGTTTGGTTCTCAAATGCTTCTGTTCAGCTGAGGAAGTCTTATGTTACTCGTCTTGTTGGCTGGACCGCTCCCCCTCAGTTatggattaaattaaatatggaTGGTTATTCAAAGAGCAATCCCGGGCAGTGCTGGTGGAGGTGGTCTTTTCCGAAATGAGTTTGGTGATTGGATTGGTGGTTATGTGGTCCATATAGGCTACTGTACAGCCATTGAAGCAGAATTATGGGCAGCCTTGCAGGGTCTTCTTATAGCTCGAAGAAGAGGTTATCAGAGACTCGTTCTAGAAGTTGATTCTCAGCTTCTTGTGGCATGGCCAACTTCTCTTTCGGTTTTGGAAGGGAAATGTGCTAATTTAGTGCAAACTTGTCGGGGTTTGGAGCATGAGTTTTCAAGTTTTCAAGTTCAGCATGTCTTTCAGGAGGGTAATAGACCCGgttgatttttttatcaaatgaaGCTTTGAAATATCAATGTGGTGTGAATGAGCTGACTGTGCCTCCAGCTGATGTTCTTCAATTGTTACTTTCGGACACCATAGGAGTCTCTTGGTCATGACTGGTGGCTAGTTAGAGTCctattttttctgtttttgggTTATTCCCTCCTTTtgtatctaaaaaataaataaaaaaaattcaggcCTAAAGGAAccagaatataaaatatattctaataaACCAGTCATCTAAATATGATTCTTactaatgaatataatttCTATTGATGTAGATTGGTGAGAACCCCTAACTTaagattttagtttttttactCCTCGTATATGATTCGAAATTATACAAGTtgctgttattattattaatactcatttataaatttaccacACAAGCACAATTTCTTAGCCTCGTAAGAAgatttattaagaaaaggCTTGATGAGCACATCTAACCCCAACTTCggcttaatttttaaacttatCTTGTACTTAAAAAAAGGTAACAAATTGGGATATGAATTGCTCattgtgtttcaattttatccAAAATCAAAATGGCACGTGTCTTAGACGAACTAGCGTGCAGACGTGGAGCATCATCATCACTTGCTGAGTTGtgttaaaaacaaaaacacatCGTTTTACTTGGTTCATACGTTGTCGTTTCTAAAGCAAAGGATAAAAGACAAAAAACGCATTGTTTTACTTATTCCAGCAGCCGTCACTtcgaaagaaagaaaacagaaaaagaaataattaaaatatactttGAGCATTCACACTACTATCATACCCCCAGCATGACAAGAAAAAATCCTGATTCGTACTGCCAaagggtttttctttttaaattaaaaaagaaaaaaaaaaaaacctaatcTCATTTCCATGCTTCCCAGCACCAAATTAGGGGGTAGTCGAATCTTAACAAGGCATCATACTAACTTTTAACAGAATAACCAAGCACAAAAACACACAAGCCAGACACGACGCAGCAGAATTCCCCTGTACAGAAGTTTGGAACCTCCTACTTAAGGACATACTAGACATTTAAAAACTAGCCCCACAAAAACCCAAAATAATAGACACAGCATTTACAAATTTCCCACTCATTTTGACATGATCCAACCGCACATTTGGAGATACCACGAGCCAAGTCACCATGCATCAGAACTCAACTCAGACCAAGTATAATTAGTACTTCCAACACTACCTTCCGCAGACAGGAAAGGATTAGTAGCCTAGCCCGCTTGATAACACTTTGTTATCCGACGGGCAAGTCCTAAAACCGAAAGTAAGGAGAATGTACCGGTATGCAAGCCTGATTATGAACACAAGCGACAAACTATAGCTGCAAGCAAGAGCAACAAGTCTACAGCTTCTGCTCAGATCTTGTCCTTCTTCTATTATCCTTAGCAACCTTCTCACTGTTGTCAGATTTGACAGCATCAGAATCTTCCACTATCAGATCACCTGTTTCCAATGCATCTTTATGAATCTGGCAAAGACAAGAAAGCATAAATTTCTAGGCCATCAAATGGGAAATTAATAGCATGCCATAAACAAGCTTTATGGATAATGGACCAaccattaattaaatacatatatcatatattaGCCAATTTAAGGATTTTTTTGAACCAACCATAAcaattatacataaaataattaagattacAAAACCTCACTGAAAGACATCCTCATATCAAACTTGAAATACTAAAGCCAGAACATAGATAATATTGCACACCAAGTGACTCATCTTTCCAGAAAGGCCAATTAACAGTAAAATTACCACATTGAACATCTTAAAGAAAACATGGAGaacagaaatttaaaaaattaatagagtaaactaattaaattatcaattgCCAGTGGAACAACGTTACTAATAGATATTCAACCTCCCTCATAAATAATGGGAACTTAACATTCTAATGGAAGATGGTAGataagaagattacaaaaaCTATGAAAATGACAGCCATTTGCTCAACTGGTCAGACAGATTGATAATAATTTGTAAAGAGTTCTAAAtccattttttcttctttgtaatCTGGAAATAAAGGAAGTCCCTTAAAATTGAAACTTGATGTCGATTTTCCggtaaattcattaattaagtttaagaaATAAGCAATTTCtgttgaaaatgattttctatctgtttttggttcaaattctatataattactaataagaagaataagatgaattttatttatccgAACCATCTCCGTGGAATTTTAAGTCAGACCACAAACTCTTTGATTAAGTCATCTCGGCAGTAAGCCAACAACAGTAGCACAGGACCTCAGTATATAGCAAAGACACCAGCTGAATATTAGACTGGCACAAAATGTACAAATAATATGATCCAGACATCCTCCAACGTTTATAGCTGCCTAGAGTAAACACAAAATACAGAAATATCTCCAATTTAACATATTCACTTCGGTCTAATTGAGATATAATTGGAggcatacaaaataaaatctcaCATGACagctaatttatataataaaaaaaaaaaaaggaaagagcgCAGTTTACACCTGCACATCAATCCTTAGCTCCATATCAGCATATGAGCAAGAGCTTATTCATGATGTTGTAAGCAAAAGAAACGCAGTTTATAGAGATATAATGTTCATATAAGCTTATGTTAGAACCAGCCTATCATCAGGACATAAAGTCAGAATCAAACCACACAAGAAAGCAGTAAGTGTGAACAAGGCTTGCACCTTAATGCTGTATATTCACATGCAATAACAAAATGCTAGAAACCATTCAACAATTACCTGTTGTTGCTCGGTAACACGTCCATCATTTCCCAATTGGTCTTTCAACATTTCCGGTGCTTCCAAGCCACATGGCTGCAAGCTATGATCTACATATCCCTGGTTTGCATGACCATTTGTTCCACCATCTTGAACAGCACTATGATCACATGTTGCTTCAGGAATCAACTGTTGCTCTACCTTTTCTTGATTTGGGAAATTGTCTATATGAGCTATCTCACAAGTCACTTCTGAAATTTTAATGATTCTCTCTGCAACTTGTACATGATTTTCAGAATCTTCTTCAGTTAAATGTTGAGCCTTTGGTGCATTTTCCTGGTTTGAAGTTACACTGAcaacatataattaattaaactgtTTCCAACAAATAGCATGATCAACCACATGGATCGATACTAACAAATATCTGAGGAAACATTCATTTTCCAGAACAAGAATTGTACCTGTGGTTGTTAGCATCTGGGGACAAAATTACAGCAGCATCTTCTTGTTGCTTCCTCCTCTTATTGTTCTGCCTTTGCTCTGGCCATGGATCAGCAGAGCCATCCAGACGAGAGTTCTTAACTCTCCGTTTCCTTCCAGGCTTGAGCACTTGTTCAGAAAATCCATTAGAAGAATCTAGTTTTCCAGCAGATATCAAGCTTGCATTTTCATGGTTTGATATTAAAGACTCTTCTTCACTCTTCAATAAAGGCTTTTCAGGTGAACCTTTGAATATCAGTTCAGTGCAACGCTTGATCCAAGAGAAACGAGCAGACCCAGGCGATGGACTAACATCCAGTTTTTGCATAGATGGAGAATCAAGAACATCTCCGCTGTTACCATTCTCTACTCTTTTGTATGAAATCTTATCAGCATTTTTAACAGTGGACTCCTGCCTCAAATCTCTTATTGCAGATATTTTCTTCTGGCTAGACTCCATGTTGGACTGTTGCATCTTAGCCAATTCCATGTTATCCAACATAAGCTTCAAATCTTCCAACTTTTTCAGGTGTTCAATCTGAGCGCAAACCTCCTCTCTTTCTGCATGCAATAGTTCCCTctgtttttctaatttctgAGTTTGACCCTTAAGTTCCTCAATGGATTTATTCAGCACAGCCCATTCTATATCTCTTCGATCACGATCCAAATTTATCTCCATCCTCTCGGAGTCGAGCTTCTTCATTTCTAAAGCAGCCTGTTCCAACTCTTTGGCTGCTTTCTCCCTAAGAGAGCTAATATGTTCAagctcatttttcttttctagctCAAAGGCTTTCTCTTGGTCCCTTAAATAACATTCTATCTCTTCACGCCTCTTCTCAATACTGTTCTCCAGCTCTCTCTTCTGCATCTCAATGCCCAATAGGAAGTCGGCATGCTCCTTTTGAATTTTGTTGAACCACTCAGAACGCTCTTGCACCATCTTGTTCATGAACTCCTCTCGCTCATGGTTTAGTAACTCAACATCATGCTTATGCTGTTCTCGAATTGTTTCCTTCTCTACTCTTAGGCTATCTCGCCCATCTTTAAGTAGCCTGCAGACAGATTGTCTCTCTTCAGCTACACGCTCAGCTTCTATCCGCAGTTCCTCTCTTTTTTCATCAATCAGCTCCCACTCAGCTTCAAATTTTGCCTTCTCAACTTTCAATCTATCTTCTTCGGCCATAAGTTCCACCTTTTGGGCCCTAAGCATATCAACCTCTTCTTTAAGTTTTGTCTCCAAAACAGCAAGCtcatttgtttcatttttcataGTTTCCAGTTTCTCTTTCGCACAATCAACTTGCTTCTTTTCATTCTCTAAACTGTTCAAAGACTTCTCTATGTCTAACTTCATTTtgttaatttcatttttttgttgATCAAGAAGGGCTCTCCTCAATTCATTCTCCTTTTCAGCAGCATTAAGGCATCTTTCCTTCTCATCAAGAAAATTCACTTTTTCTGTCACATCCTTCTCCAAATCAGCCAACACTCTTGACTTCACCTCTAAGTCATGTTCCTTTTCATTCAATAATTCCTCTCGTTGACTAAGATCCACCTCCCTCAATTCCCAAGCTCGTCTCTTAGCCTCAATTTCATCTTCTGCCAGTTTGCGGTTCATCTCCAACTCAGCTTCAAACTCTAACTTCCTTGTTCTTAGAAGAGTCTCATGATTGGCAATAACTTTCTGAATCTCGACCTGCATTGTCCATTCAAAACTTCAAATCAGTAAAAGGTACATGCATAGAATGGTAAGTTCATAGTTTATCATTCCACCAAAACAGGATATTAAGATAGAATAACTCACAGATTCCTTGCTTGCCAATTTTTCTTGCATAATAAGCAGATCTTGT
The sequence above is drawn from the Ricinus communis isolate WT05 ecotype wild-type chromosome 7, ASM1957865v1, whole genome shotgun sequence genome and encodes:
- the LOC8279912 gene encoding protein CROWDED NUCLEI 4 isoform X2, which produces MASPITPGSVRGLSITPGARVWKTPLSDETIWKRLKEAGFDEESIKRRDKVALISYIVKLESEIYDLQHHMGLLILERKELASNCEQIKTSAETTELKHKRDQAAHLSALAEARKREESLKKALGVEKECIASIEKALHEMRAESAEIKVAADCKVAEAHSMVEDAQKKYTDAEAKLHAAEALQAEATQYRRAAERKLQEAQAREDDLSRRISTFRADCDAKEKEIDLERQTLSERRKLLQQEHERVLDGQALLNQREDYIASKSQELDCLEKELEASKGSVQEELRALNDEKSKLGVTVASLSQREQAVVEREALLNKREQDLLIMQEKLASKESVEIQKVIANHETLLRTRKLEFEAELEMNRKLAEDEIEAKRRAWELREVDLSQREELLNEKEHDLEVKSRVLADLEKDVTEKVNFLDEKERCLNAAEKENELRRALLDQQKNEINKMKLDIEKSLNSLENEKKQVDCAKEKLETMKNETNELAVLETKLKEEVDMLRAQKVELMAEEDRLKVEKAKFEAEWELIDEKREELRIEAERVAEERQSVCRLLKDGRDSLRVEKETIREQHKHDVELLNHEREEFMNKMVQERSEWFNKIQKEHADFLLGIEMQKRELENSIEKRREEIECYLRDQEKAFELEKKNELEHISSLREKAAKELEQAALEMKKLDSERMEINLDRDRRDIEWAVLNKSIEELKGQTQKLEKQRELLHAEREEVCAQIEHLKKLEDLKLMLDNMELAKMQQSNMESSQKKISAIRDLRQESTVKNADKISYKRVENGNSGDVLDSPSMQKLDVSPSPGSARFSWIKRCTELIFKGSPEKPLLKSEEESLISNHENASLISAGKLDSSNGFSEQVLKPGRKRRVKNSRLDGSADPWPEQRQNNKRRKQQEDAAVILSPDANNHRKMHQRLNI
- the LOC8279912 gene encoding protein CROWDED NUCLEI 4 isoform X1, with the protein product MASPITPGSVRGLSITPGARVWKTPLSDETIWKRLKEAGFDEESIKRRDKVALISYIVKLESEIYDLQHHMGLLILERKELASNCEQIKTSAETTELKHKRDQAAHLSALAEARKREESLKKALGVEKECIASIEKALHEMRAESAEIKVAADCKVAEAHSMVEDAQKKYTDAEAKLHAAEALQAEATQYRRAAERKLQEAQAREDDLSRRISTFRADCDAKEKEIDLERQTLSERRKLLQQEHERVLDGQALLNQREDYIASKSQELDCLEKELEASKGSVQEELRALNDEKSKLGVTVASLSQREQAVVEREALLNKREQDLLIMQEKLASKESVEIQKVIANHETLLRTRKLEFEAELEMNRKLAEDEIEAKRRAWELREVDLSQREELLNEKEHDLEVKSRVLADLEKDVTEKVNFLDEKERCLNAAEKENELRRALLDQQKNEINKMKLDIEKSLNSLENEKKQVDCAKEKLETMKNETNELAVLETKLKEEVDMLRAQKVELMAEEDRLKVEKAKFEAEWELIDEKREELRIEAERVAEERQSVCRLLKDGRDSLRVEKETIREQHKHDVELLNHEREEFMNKMVQERSEWFNKIQKEHADFLLGIEMQKRELENSIEKRREEIECYLRDQEKAFELEKKNELEHISSLREKAAKELEQAALEMKKLDSERMEINLDRDRRDIEWAVLNKSIEELKGQTQKLEKQRELLHAEREEVCAQIEHLKKLEDLKLMLDNMELAKMQQSNMESSQKKISAIRDLRQESTVKNADKISYKRVENGNSGDVLDSPSMQKLDVSPSPGSARFSWIKRCTELIFKGSPEKPLLKSEEESLISNHENASLISAGKLDSSNGFSEQVLKPGRKRRVKNSRLDGSADPWPEQRQNNKRRKQQEDAAVILSPDANNHSVTSNQENAPKAQHLTEEDSENHVQVAERIIKISEVTCEIAHIDNFPNQEKVEQQLIPEATCDHSAVQDGGTNGHANQGYVDHSLQPCGLEAPEMLKDQLGNDGRVTEQQQIHKDALETGDLIVEDSDAVKSDNSEKVAKDNRRRTRSEQKL